GCATGGGCTGATTACTGGAGGTGAACTTAATAGAAGATGGATTTCTTTCGCACCGGCTTTTCTAAGCATATTTACGATTTTTTTGCTTGTTGTTCCCCGGACAAGGGAATCATCTATTACAATGAGCCTTTTGCCTTCAACCACCTGTCTGACAGGATTTAGTTTTAATCTAACGCTTAAATCTCTTATAGACTGGGTAGGTTGTATAAAACTTCTTCCAACATAATGGTTCCTGATTAAGCCTATTTCCAGCGGAATACCGCTTTCCTCTGAATATCCTTTCGCTGCCAGTAATCCTGAATCTAATACAGGAACCACATAATCAGCATCTACTTTATATTCTCTTGCAAGGGTTCTTCCCATTTCTTTTCTAATTTCATAAACCCAGTCCTGAAAAATCATACTATCCGGTCTTGCAAAATAAACAAACTCAAATATACATTTTTTTGGTTCTTCTGTATGTTCAAGAGGGAAATAAGATCTCATTCCTGCATCATCAATAACCAGAACTTCTCCGGGTTTTATATCCCTCAGATATTCAGCATCAATGATATCAAATGCACATGTTTCTGAAGCAACAAAAAAGCTACCTGATTTATTTTTACCAAGTGCAAGAGGTCTAAAACCGTAAGGGTCTCTGATTGCTATAAGCTGCTTTTCCCTAAGGATAAGCAAAGAATATGCACCTTTTACCTTAGACATTGCGGAGAATACCAGCGGAAGAAAATCTCTATCATTTTTATGGAGCATTATGTGGGATGGTGGTGGTTCTTTAGCTTTTGCAATCAAATGGACAAATACTTCTGTATCAGAGGTAGACCTGAATATTGCACCATTTTTTTCAAGTTCTTCTCTTATCTGGCCGGCATTCACCAGATTACCGTTATGGGCTATTGCAAATGAGCCTCCATAAAAATGGGCAAAGAATGGTTGTATATTTTTGGGATCTGAACCCCCTGATGTTGAATATCTAACATGGCCTATTGCAAGGTCACCTTTTAGTTCTTTCAAGTCTTTATCTGAAAAGACTCTGGTTACAAGGCCTTCTCCCAGTTTAAGATTGATATCATATCCATCTGATACAGCTATACCTGCTGCTTCCTGACCTCTGTGCTGAAGTGCATGT
This genomic stretch from Persephonella sp. harbors:
- the purF gene encoding amidophosphoribosyltransferase; this translates as MCGVFGVFNNTDASYMTFLGLHALQHRGQEAAGIAVSDGYDINLKLGEGLVTRVFSDKDLKELKGDLAIGHVRYSTSGGSDPKNIQPFFAHFYGGSFAIAHNGNLVNAGQIREELEKNGAIFRSTSDTEVFVHLIAKAKEPPPSHIMLHKNDRDFLPLVFSAMSKVKGAYSLLILREKQLIAIRDPYGFRPLALGKNKSGSFFVASETCAFDIIDAEYLRDIKPGEVLVIDDAGMRSYFPLEHTEEPKKCIFEFVYFARPDSMIFQDWVYEIRKEMGRTLAREYKVDADYVVPVLDSGLLAAKGYSEESGIPLEIGLIRNHYVGRSFIQPTQSIRDLSVRLKLNPVRQVVEGKRLIVIDDSLVRGTTSKKIVNMLRKAGAKEIHLLLSSPPVISPCYYGIDTPTKEELIAANKTIDEIRDYVGADSLYYLSLEGMIRSANKYRQKGFCTACFDGNYPVL